From Oscillospiraceae bacterium CM, a single genomic window includes:
- a CDS encoding glycosyltransferase family 4 protein has translation MMRILILANADSGLYRFRYELLCELARQGHELVAGLPNGPFVPKLEAVGCRVIETPLNRRGKNPLSELKLLLTYGAIVKETKPDVVLTYTVKPNVYGGIVCRLLGVPYLVNITGLGASIEKGGPLRRLMLALYRTALKRAACVFFQNQDNLMFMARHRVLTQQHRRLIPGSGVNTAQYGLLGYPDGETINFLFIGRIMAEKGIGEYLEAAEEIKARYPNTAFHILGACVEDFEEKLRALIARGVIIYHGVQDDVRLFHKNSHATIHPSYWEGMSNVLLETAACGRPILCSDIGGCREIVDDGVSGFLFERRNSRALIDAVERFLTLDNTERRQMGLNGRARVLKQFDRRLVIAAYIEEIDRIKSETTGRK, from the coding sequence ATAATGAGGATACTCATATTAGCAAATGCCGACAGCGGTCTTTACCGCTTCCGCTACGAGCTGCTTTGCGAGCTGGCCCGGCAGGGGCACGAGCTTGTCGCCGGGCTCCCGAACGGCCCTTTTGTCCCGAAGCTGGAAGCCGTCGGTTGCCGCGTTATCGAAACGCCGCTCAACCGCCGCGGTAAAAATCCGCTCAGCGAGCTGAAGCTTCTGCTGACTTATGGGGCCATCGTCAAAGAAACGAAGCCGGACGTGGTTCTGACATATACTGTCAAGCCGAACGTCTACGGCGGAATTGTCTGCCGTCTTCTGGGCGTGCCTTACCTCGTCAACATCACGGGGCTCGGTGCGTCTATTGAAAAAGGCGGCCCGCTGCGCCGCTTGATGCTCGCCTTATACCGAACGGCGCTCAAACGCGCTGCTTGTGTCTTTTTTCAAAATCAGGATAACCTTATGTTCATGGCGCGGCATCGCGTTTTAACGCAGCAACACCGCCGACTCATCCCCGGCTCCGGTGTCAACACGGCACAGTATGGGTTGCTCGGCTATCCCGACGGCGAGACGATCAACTTTCTATTCATCGGCCGTATCATGGCGGAGAAGGGAATAGGAGAGTATCTTGAAGCGGCGGAAGAGATCAAGGCGCGCTACCCAAACACGGCCTTTCACATTTTGGGGGCTTGTGTAGAGGATTTTGAGGAAAAACTGCGCGCACTCATCGCGCGTGGGGTGATTATCTATCATGGCGTGCAGGACGATGTCCGCCTTTTTCATAAAAATTCTCACGCCACAATTCACCCCTCCTACTGGGAGGGGATGAGCAACGTGCTTTTAGAGACGGCGGCATGCGGTCGGCCGATCCTTTGTAGCGACATTGGCGGCTGCCGCGAAATCGTTGACGACGGCGTCAGCGGCTTTCTGTTTGAACGCCGGAACAGCCGGGCGCTGATTGATGCCGTTGAGCGCTTTTTAACGCTTGATAACACAGAGCGGCGTCAAATGGGCCTAAACGGCCGCGCGCGTGTCCTGAAACAGTTTGACAGGCGGCTTGTCATCGCGGCTTATATCGAAGAAATCGACAGGATTAAAAGTGAAACGACAGGGAGAAAATAA
- a CDS encoding GNAT family N-acetyltransferase encodes MEHLPDIYFTPEYGRLYETHEGGVFESFEHQTPDGTVYFQFLRRPLTGFQGFERYGDITTPYGYGGPVILGTVSDKKRLAQSFAAAFREYCLDHQIVASFIRFHPVVNNAADFTQAFDTVIPLRKTVAIDLTKDIFNEEFEQTVRNSYRHAAERGLSIQFDSALETMGDFTRLYYDLMASKQTSAYYFFPPSYFEALKGLHGRVELVNALIDGEIVASVLYLKYHPYIHTHLTTTTSAGNKTRAIGFIKSARALRAKEEGYLLNHLGGGFSNSPDDSLFHFKSRFSNSPPYDFCVGKSIYDQKTYDALVAAAARHGEAADAGYFPLYRAPRLKGSS; translated from the coding sequence ATGGAACATCTGCCCGATATTTACTTCACGCCTGAATACGGCCGCCTGTATGAGACGCACGAGGGCGGCGTGTTCGAGAGCTTTGAGCATCAAACGCCGGACGGCACCGTCTACTTTCAGTTTCTCAGGCGGCCGCTCACAGGCTTTCAGGGCTTTGAGCGGTATGGGGACATTACAACGCCGTACGGCTACGGTGGGCCGGTCATCCTCGGCACCGTATCGGACAAAAAAAGGCTTGCCCAATCATTTGCCGCCGCCTTCCGGGAATACTGTCTCGATCATCAAATCGTCGCGTCATTTATCCGCTTTCACCCTGTCGTCAATAATGCCGCAGATTTCACACAGGCGTTTGATACGGTCATCCCCCTCCGAAAAACGGTTGCCATCGACTTGACAAAGGATATTTTTAATGAGGAATTTGAGCAGACAGTGCGCAACAGCTACCGCCATGCCGCCGAGCGCGGCCTCTCTATTCAGTTTGACAGCGCACTGGAAACAATGGGTGACTTTACGCGGCTGTATTATGATTTGATGGCCTCAAAGCAGACGAGCGCGTATTACTTTTTTCCGCCGTCGTACTTCGAAGCGCTCAAAGGCCTCCACGGCCGGGTGGAGCTCGTCAACGCCCTAATTGACGGCGAGATTGTCGCCAGCGTTTTATACCTAAAGTACCATCCCTATATCCACACACATCTGACGACGACGACGTCGGCAGGCAATAAAACGAGAGCCATCGGTTTTATCAAGTCTGCTCGTGCCTTGCGCGCCAAAGAGGAGGGCTATCTCCTCAACCATCTTGGCGGCGGTTTTTCAAACAGCCCGGACGATTCGCTCTTTCATTTCAAAAGTCGGTTTTCTAATAGTCCGCCGTACGATTTTTGCGTTGGTAAAAGCATTTACGATCAAAAGACGTATGACGCGCTCGTCGCCGCCGCCGCCCGACATGGAGAAGCGGCTGACGCGGGGTATTTCCCCCTCTACCGCGCGCCGCGCCTGAAAGGATCGTCATAA
- a CDS encoding sugar transferase, with the protein MKKYVYIKYSLDWLLAAVLLVLTGWLQLLLALVIKLDDPSSPVMYNATRIGKDLKPFKMYKFRTMKPLYEGAGRVEAASLTAPGRFLRRTSLDELPQLFNILRGEMSFIGPRPLILRYVPWYTKRQNSRHDVRPGLTGLAQVNGRVNCAWDKRFAYDADYVDNMSLALDINILFATVFKTLRGDDALVTDDGESFDYFDDFQRDQLRRGLVRASDLAHEQTSEAAVAAFK; encoded by the coding sequence ATGAAAAAATACGTTTACATAAAATATTCGCTCGACTGGCTCCTTGCCGCCGTCCTGCTTGTCTTGACGGGCTGGCTCCAGCTGCTCCTCGCGCTTGTCATCAAGCTGGACGATCCGTCATCGCCCGTTATGTATAACGCCACGCGCATTGGCAAGGACTTAAAGCCGTTTAAAATGTACAAGTTCCGAACGATGAAGCCCCTTTACGAGGGCGCGGGCCGCGTTGAGGCGGCTTCTTTAACGGCACCGGGTCGCTTCCTGCGCCGGACAAGTCTTGACGAACTGCCCCAGCTTTTCAACATCCTGCGCGGTGAGATGAGCTTTATCGGCCCGCGCCCCCTCATCTTACGCTATGTGCCGTGGTATACGAAGCGGCAGAACAGCCGCCACGATGTCAGGCCGGGGCTTACGGGCCTTGCGCAGGTCAACGGGCGCGTCAACTGCGCGTGGGACAAGCGCTTTGCGTATGATGCCGACTATGTTGACAATATGTCATTAGCTCTCGATATTAATATTCTGTTTGCAACCGTTTTCAAAACACTGCGCGGGGACGACGCGCTGGTGACCGATGACGGTGAGAGCTTCGATTACTTTGATGATTTTCAGCGCGACCAGCTCAGGCGCGGCCTTGTCCGCGCGTCCGACTTAGCACATGAGCAGACGTCGGAAGCGGCGGTCGCCGCGTTCAAATAA
- a CDS encoding aminotransferase class I/II-fold pyridoxal phosphate-dependent enzyme — MQKRIYLAAPHMSDAGYEQAFVREAFETNWIAPLGANVDGFERELAEMVGARHAAALSSGTAAIHMALLAAGVARGDTVVCQSLTFAASANPIIYLGAVPVFVDSSRDTWNLDPEALETALKKYKPKAVIAVHLYGLSADIDAIAALCRRYHATLIEDAAESLGTLYKGRHTGTFGDFGVYSFNGNKIITTSGGGMVVSDKEERINKIKFWATQSRDPARHYQHSELGYNYRLSNVLAGIGRGQLKVLDSRVGQKRAIYGRYQKALAGLEGVAFMPDNAWDYSNRWLSCLTLGGPVRPAEIIEALERENIESRPIWKPLHCQPFYKACDMVGGAVAESIFNNGVCLPSDTRMTVPEQDRVINIIRDLWRA, encoded by the coding sequence ATGCAGAAAAGAATTTATCTCGCCGCCCCCCATATGAGTGACGCGGGTTACGAGCAGGCATTTGTGCGCGAGGCATTTGAGACGAACTGGATCGCCCCGCTCGGCGCAAATGTTGACGGCTTTGAGCGTGAACTCGCCGAGATGGTTGGCGCACGGCACGCCGCCGCGCTCTCCTCCGGGACGGCGGCCATCCATATGGCCCTTTTGGCCGCGGGCGTTGCTCGCGGCGATACGGTCGTCTGTCAGAGCCTGACATTTGCCGCATCGGCAAACCCCATTATCTACCTCGGCGCTGTCCCGGTCTTTGTCGACAGCAGCCGGGATACGTGGAACCTCGACCCCGAGGCGCTCGAGACAGCTTTGAAGAAATACAAGCCAAAGGCCGTCATCGCGGTTCATCTCTACGGCTTGTCCGCCGATATCGACGCCATCGCCGCCCTCTGCCGCCGCTATCACGCCACGCTGATTGAAGACGCGGCTGAAAGCCTCGGAACGCTTTATAAAGGCCGTCACACCGGCACGTTCGGTGATTTTGGCGTTTACTCGTTTAACGGTAATAAAATTATTACAACGTCGGGCGGTGGTATGGTCGTGTCCGACAAGGAAGAGCGTATTAATAAAATCAAGTTCTGGGCCACGCAGTCACGCGATCCGGCACGTCATTACCAGCACAGCGAGCTGGGGTATAATTATCGGCTCAGCAATGTTCTTGCCGGCATTGGCCGCGGCCAGCTCAAGGTGCTCGACAGCCGCGTCGGTCAAAAGCGGGCAATTTATGGCCGCTATCAAAAAGCGCTCGCCGGGCTCGAGGGCGTTGCCTTTATGCCGGATAACGCATGGGACTATAGTAACCGCTGGCTCTCGTGTCTGACGCTCGGCGGCCCCGTGCGCCCGGCAGAAATTATCGAAGCGCTTGAGCGGGAAAACATTGAAAGCCGCCCCATCTGGAAGCCGCTGCACTGCCAGCCGTTTTACAAAGCGTGTGACATGGTCGGCGGCGCTGTCGCCGAGTCGATCTTTAACAATGGCGTCTGCCTGCCGAGCGATACGCGCATGACGGTGCCGGAGCAGGACCGCGTGATTAATATCATCAGAGACTTATGGCGCGCCTGA
- a CDS encoding LytTR family transcriptional regulator gives MKVRIELVEQSADEEVLIRCGRVDDTIMKIHRYIQSETQPGAKLTFYKDNEEFYFPLEEVLFFETAGEHIYAHTATDAYRIRHRLYELAEMLPSDFVRASKSTIINARQVYSITRNLTASSLVRFAGSHKQVYVSRNYYKALRLRLSPSRGGAPSG, from the coding sequence GTGAAGGTCCGTATTGAGCTTGTCGAGCAGTCAGCCGACGAGGAAGTGCTCATCCGCTGCGGCCGCGTGGACGACACCATCATGAAAATTCACCGGTACATCCAAAGCGAGACGCAGCCTGGCGCCAAGCTGACCTTTTACAAGGACAACGAGGAGTTCTACTTCCCGCTGGAAGAGGTGCTGTTCTTCGAGACAGCTGGCGAACATATTTACGCCCACACGGCGACCGACGCCTACCGCATCCGGCACCGGCTGTACGAACTGGCGGAAATGCTGCCAAGTGATTTCGTGCGTGCGTCGAAGTCGACGATCATTAACGCCCGGCAGGTTTACTCGATCACGCGCAATCTCACGGCCTCAAGCCTCGTCCGCTTCGCCGGGAGCCATAAACAGGTTTACGTCTCGCGCAATTATTATAAAGCGCTGCGCCTGCGGCTCAGTCCCAGCCGGGGCGGCGCGCCGTCCGGCTAG
- a CDS encoding MFS transporter produces MTNREKLWTPGFLVLWQSQLVSTVGDAVYAIALGFWVLATTGSTALMGMLMAASTLPGVLVSPFAGVLVDRSNKKRLMIAMDLIRGVAIVLLAAASLLGVIRIWMVFAAGIVLSLCGAVFTPGVQSSVPDIVPKSKISNANAAFSVVLTGANLIGNAGGGFLYQALGAPMLFLANGLSYLFSGVCLPFVKIPSVRHIEKPHFWKDMADGFAYMWRLVGLRLILVIAALINFFSFVAITLILPYCQFNPHLGAVAYGVLMACFMGGAVAGFTALSIFCFKPQHKMAVFIVSNFCCYVFLIIAVNQPNLVVMAVLLVVAGAANAAMNVLMVSTVQASTPAALRGKVMSFMRMTTTGLTPFAMALAGVLGGFLPLRLIITGAFACGLLVSLPAYFSKPFRAFLSAEDLAKACLNAQKA; encoded by the coding sequence ATGACAAACCGCGAAAAGCTTTGGACACCCGGATTTCTCGTTTTATGGCAGAGCCAGCTTGTTTCAACCGTCGGAGACGCCGTCTATGCCATCGCGCTTGGCTTCTGGGTGCTGGCAACGACGGGGTCGACGGCGCTGATGGGCATGTTGATGGCCGCCTCCACGCTGCCGGGCGTCCTCGTCTCCCCGTTTGCCGGTGTGCTCGTCGACCGGTCAAATAAAAAGCGCCTGATGATTGCGATGGATCTCATCCGCGGCGTCGCCATCGTCCTTTTGGCGGCAGCGTCCTTGTTGGGCGTCATCAGAATCTGGATGGTTTTCGCCGCGGGGATTGTTTTGAGCCTCTGCGGGGCTGTTTTCACACCGGGCGTGCAATCATCCGTCCCCGATATTGTCCCGAAATCGAAGATATCCAACGCCAACGCCGCGTTCTCGGTCGTCCTCACAGGGGCAAACCTCATCGGCAACGCCGGGGGCGGCTTTTTATATCAGGCGCTCGGGGCACCAATGCTTTTTCTAGCAAACGGCCTGTCGTACCTGTTTTCAGGCGTCTGTCTGCCATTTGTCAAAATCCCCAGCGTTCGTCATATCGAAAAGCCGCATTTCTGGAAGGATATGGCCGATGGCTTTGCTTATATGTGGCGCCTTGTGGGTCTGCGGCTGATTCTTGTCATCGCGGCGCTTATTAACTTTTTTTCCTTTGTCGCCATCACCCTGATTCTGCCGTACTGTCAGTTTAACCCGCACCTCGGCGCCGTGGCCTACGGTGTTTTGATGGCGTGCTTTATGGGCGGCGCCGTTGCCGGTTTCACCGCCCTCTCCATTTTCTGTTTCAAACCGCAGCACAAGATGGCGGTTTTCATTGTCTCAAATTTTTGCTGCTATGTCTTTCTCATCATTGCCGTTAATCAGCCGAATCTCGTTGTCATGGCTGTTTTACTCGTCGTTGCCGGGGCGGCTAACGCCGCCATGAATGTTTTGATGGTGTCGACCGTTCAGGCGTCGACACCGGCGGCACTGCGCGGCAAGGTAATGTCGTTCATGCGCATGACGACGACGGGCTTGACGCCCTTTGCGATGGCGCTGGCTGGTGTGCTCGGCGGGTTTTTGCCGCTTCGGCTTATTATCACAGGGGCCTTCGCCTGCGGCCTGCTTGTGTCCTTACCGGCATATTTTTCGAAGCCCTTCAGAGCCTTCTTATCAGCCGAGGATCTGGCCAAAGCCTGCCTGAATGCCCAGAAAGCGTGA
- a CDS encoding ABC transporter substrate-binding protein yields MKKVTAILVAALLLVSLSACSLFAPKKDNAATSTTITVKDMTDRSVTFDKPAEKIVVITPSDCEILYALGAGNTVVGRGEYCDYPAEVSSVTSVQSGSNTNIEEVIALDPDVVIMSTMAQTSDQVKSFEDAGIKVIMTDAKTIDDVYTAITLIGQVVGKNTEATALVSNMKKTFDDLKAKVQANGSANVGKSIYFEVSPLQYGLYTAGNGVYMDEIATILGLKNIFADTAGWAEVSEEQVIERNPDFIVTTAMSYDGSPNPIDEILGRKGWENISAVMNKAIYNADTNSSALMHPGPRLAEAATELYNFIYGGTDSTPTPAN; encoded by the coding sequence ATGAAAAAAGTAACGGCAATCCTTGTGGCAGCACTTCTCCTTGTATCCTTATCCGCCTGCTCCCTGTTCGCCCCCAAAAAAGACAACGCGGCCACATCGACGACAATCACCGTCAAAGACATGACGGACCGCTCTGTCACCTTTGACAAACCGGCCGAAAAAATCGTCGTCATTACCCCCTCCGACTGTGAAATTCTTTACGCGCTTGGCGCCGGGAATACAGTCGTCGGCCGCGGTGAATACTGCGATTATCCGGCTGAGGTGTCCAGCGTGACATCCGTTCAGTCCGGAAGCAACACGAATATTGAAGAAGTCATCGCGCTCGACCCAGATGTCGTCATCATGAGCACAATGGCGCAGACATCCGATCAGGTCAAATCGTTTGAAGACGCCGGTATCAAGGTTATCATGACGGATGCCAAAACAATTGATGATGTCTATACGGCTATCACACTGATTGGCCAGGTTGTCGGCAAGAACACTGAGGCAACAGCCCTTGTCAGCAACATGAAAAAGACCTTTGACGACCTTAAGGCAAAGGTTCAGGCAAACGGCTCGGCAAATGTCGGCAAGTCGATTTACTTCGAGGTCTCCCCGCTTCAATACGGCCTGTATACAGCTGGTAACGGCGTGTATATGGACGAGATTGCAACAATTCTCGGTCTGAAGAATATCTTTGCCGATACAGCGGGCTGGGCAGAGGTCAGCGAGGAGCAGGTTATCGAGCGCAACCCAGACTTCATCGTGACAACGGCGATGTCTTACGACGGCTCACCCAACCCGATTGACGAAATTCTCGGCCGCAAGGGCTGGGAAAACATCAGCGCCGTTATGAACAAGGCGATCTATAATGCCGACACAAATTCCAGCGCGCTTATGCATCCCGGTCCGCGTCTTGCAGAGGCGGCAACGGAGCTTTACAACTTCATCTACGGCGGCACGGACAGCACCCCGACGCCTGCCAACTAA